Proteins encoded together in one Telopea speciosissima isolate NSW1024214 ecotype Mountain lineage chromosome 6, Tspe_v1, whole genome shotgun sequence window:
- the LOC122664313 gene encoding cysteine and histidine-rich domain-containing protein RAR1 isoform X3, which translates to MILSTQAPIFHDGMKEWSCCKQKSHDFSLFLELPGCKTGKHTTEKSEITKAATRKPIPAATPSNNAPSKIECSRCRQGFFCSDHGSQAIEVKLKPCNAVDVPVERSADVQTPAPVKKIVDINQPQTCRNKGCGKTFKEKDNHDTACSYHPGPAVFHDRVRGWKCCDIHVKEFDEFMNIPPCTKGWHNADPVS; encoded by the exons ATGATTCTATCTACCCAGGCG CCTATATTTCATGATGGTATGAAAGAGTGGAGCTGTTGCAAGCAAAAAAGCCATGATTTCAGCTTATTTTTAGAGCTTCCAGG ATGTAAGACAGGCAAACACACAACTGAGAAATCAGAGATAACAAAGGCTGCAACAAGGAAGCCAATTCCTGCTGCAACTCCATCCAATAATGCACCATCAAAAATTGAATGTTCGAGATGTCGACAGGGCTTCTTTTGCTCAGATCATG GTTCACAAGCTATAGAGGTGAAATTGAAACCTTGCAATGCAGTAGATGTGCCTGTTGAGAGAAGTGCAGATGTTCAGACTCCAGCTCCAGTGAAGAAGATAGTTGATATTAACCAGCCCCAGACATGCAGGAACAAGGGGTGCGGAAAAACCTTCAAAGAAAAGGATAACCATGATACTGCATGCAGTTACCATCCTGGCCCAGCGGTTTTCCATGACAGAGTGAGAGGG TGGAAATGCTGTGACATTCATGTGAAGGAATTTGACGAGTTTATGAACATACCTCCATGCACCAAAGGGTGGCATAATGCTGATCCAGTGTCATGA
- the LOC122664307 gene encoding LRR receptor-like serine/threonine-protein kinase SIK1 — MLLMQTERIMVLVCLVSLSFLAQVASPLPDEGKALLSIKASFSNVANVLLDWTDVHKDDYCSWRGVSCDNVNFSVVSLNLSILNIGGEISPAIGYLTNLQVLDLKGNRLTGQIPDEIGDCLSLKFLDLSDNTLYGDIPFSLSKLKQLEELVLKNNMLTGLIPSTLSQLPNLKTLNLAQNRLTGEIPRLIYWNEVLEYLGLRGNSLTGTLSPDMCELTGLWYFDVRGNNLSGKIPDSIGNCTSFEILDISYNQITGEIPYNIGFLQVATLSLQGNRLTGKIPEVIGLMQALAVLDLSENELVGPIPPIIGNLTYTGKLYLHGNKLTGPIPPELGNMTKLSYLQLNDNQLVGGIPAELGNLEELFELNLAKNNLEGPIPQNISSCTALNQFNVHGNRLNGSIPSGFQNLVSLTCLNLSSNNFKGRIPIQLGRIVNLDTLDLSNNDFSGPLPASVGALEHLLTLNLSKNRLNGPLPAELGNLRSIQIIDMSFNKLSGRIPEELGQLQNVVALILNNNNISGGIPVQLTNCFSLLTLNLSRNNLSGVVPPNKNFSRFPPESFLGNSLLCGNWSGSLCGPYERVSEAFISRTAAVCIALGSITLLLMIIVVIYKSNQQKQYEKGSNKVLQGPPKLVILQMDMAIHTYEDIMRITENLSEKYIIGYGASSTVYKCVLKNFKPIAIKQIYTQYPHNLREFETELETIGSIKHRNLVSLHGYSLSPHGNLLFYDYMENGSLWDLLHGPGKKVKLDWDTRLRIAVGAAQGLAYLHHDCNPRIIHRDVKSSNILLDEDFEAHLSDFGIAKCIPSAKSHASTFVIGTIGYIDPEYARTSRLNEKSDVYSFGIVLLELLTGKKAVDNEWNLHQLILAKADDNTVMEAVDPEVSVTCMDLGLVRKTFQLALLCTKRHPSERPNMHEVARVLVSLLPPPPTAKLYNDPPKAIDCAQFLVNSEEKQWKLPQQNPQWQDSSSSDAQWFVKFGEVISKHTH; from the exons ATGTTGTTGATGCAGACAGAGAGGATTATGGTTCTCGTCTGCTTAGTCTCTTTGTCTTTCCTGGCACAGGTCGCTTCACCACTCCCCGACGAAG GAAAGGCGCTACTATCGATCAAGGCTTCTTTTAGTAATGTAGCTAATGTTCTCCTCGACTGGACTGATGTGCACAAGGACGATTATTGTTCTTGGCGTGGCGTGTCCTGCGACAATGTTAATTTCTCTGTTGTTTCCCT GAATCTATCCATTTTGAATATAGGTGGAGAGATCTCCCCTGCCATAGGGTACCTCACCAACTTACAAGTCTT AGATTTGAAGGGAAATCGTTTGACCGGGCAAATCCCAGATGAAATTGGAGACTGTCTCTCTTTGAAATTCCT GGATTTATCAGATAACACACTTTATGGTGATATACCCTTCTCTCTATCCAAATTAAAGCAACTCGAAGAGCT GGTTTTGAAGAACAATATGCTGACTGGTCTGATTCCTTCAACCTTGTCACAATTGCCAAATTTGAAAACTCT GAACCTTGCCCAGAACCGGCTTACAGGTGAAATTCCACGGCTTATCTACTGGAATGAAGTATTGGAGTATCT AGGCTTACGTGGCAACTCACTTACTGGAACTTTATCCCCTGATATGTGCGAATTGACGGGCCTCTGGTATTT TGATGTGAGAGGGAATAACCTAAGTGGAAAAATACCAGATAGCATTGGAAATTGTACAAGCTTTGAAATATT GGATATCTCATACAACCAGATTACTGGGGAAATTCCCTACAATATTGGTTTCCTGCAAGTGGCTACCCT GTCACTTCAAGGAAATAGACTTACAGGGAAGATTCCCGAAGTTATTGGTCTGATGCAAGCCCTTGCTGTCTT GGATCTAAGTGAGAATGAATTGGTTGGGCCAATTCCACCAATTATTGGCAACCTCACTTATACTGGCAAACT GTACCTGCATGGTAATAAGCTCACTGGACCAATACCACCGGAGCTGGGGAACATGACAAAACTAAGCTATCT GCAGCTGAATGACAACCAGCTTGTGGGTGGGATACCTGCAGAACTTGGAAACCTTGAAGAATTGTTTGAACT GAATCTTGCCAAAAACAATCTTGAAGGACCCATTCCCCAAAACATCAGCTCTTGCACAGCATTGAACCAATT CAATGTGCATGGCAATCGATTGAATGGTTCCATACCATCTGGTTTCCAGAATTTAGTGAGCCTGACTTGTCT AAATCTTTCTTCAAACAACTTCAAGGGCAGGATCCCTATTCAGTTGGGGCGAATTGTCAATCTTGATACGCT GGATCTGTCAAACAATGATTTCTCTGGTCCTCTTCCTGCTTCTGTCGGTGCTCTAGAACACCTTCTTACTCT GAACTTGAGTAAAAACCGTCTCAACGGACCTCTTCCTGCAGAATTAGGAAATTTGAGAAGTATCCAAATTAT tgATATGTCATTCAACAAGCTCTCAGGCAGGATTCCCGAAGAGTTGGGTCAGTTGCAGAATGTTGTTGCTCT TATTCttaacaacaataatatttcTGGCGGTATCCCAGTTCAGTTAACTAATTGTTTCAGCCTTTTGACCTT GAACCTTTCTCGCAACAACTTGTCAGGAGTTGTACCTCCAAACAAAAATTTTTCAAGGTTTCCACCAGAAAG CTTCTTGGGTAATTCTTTATTATGTGGCAACTGGTCGGGATCATTGTGTGGCCCATATGAGCGGGTATCCGAAG CTTTTATCTCCCGCACTGCAGCTGTCTGCATTGCCTTGGGCTCCATTACACTGTTGTTGATGATCATAGTTGTAATCTATAAATCTAACCAGCAGAAGCAATATGAGAAGGGATCAAACAAAGTGCTACAGG GCCCTCCAAAGCTTGTAATTCTTCAAATGGACATGGCTATCCACACCTATGAAGACATCATGAGGATTACAGAGAATTTGAGTGAAAAGTACATAATTGGTTACGGTGCCTCAAGCACAGTTTATAAGTGTGTACTGAAGAACTTCAAGCCTATAGCTATCAAGCAGATATACACCCAGTATCCACATAACTTGAGAGAGTTTGAAACTGAACTTGAAACCATTGGTAGCATTAAACATAGAAATCTTGTTAGCTTGCATGGTTACTCTCTTTCTCCGCATGGAAATCTTCTATTCTATGATTACATGGAGAATGGTTCTCTGTGGGATCTTCTGCATG GACCAGGGAAGAAGGTAAAACTGGACTGGGATACACGGTTGAGAATAGCTGTTGGAGCTGCCCAAGGGCTTGCGTACCTTCATCATGATTGCAATCCGAGGATCATTCACAGGGATGTGAAGTCCTCAAATATCCTGCTGGATGAGGACTTTGAAGCTCATCTCTCGGACTTTGGGATTGCTAAGTGCATCCCTTCTGCGAAGTCCCATGCCTCCACTTTCGTGATTGGGACTATTGGCTACATTGACCCAGAGTATGCACGAACATCTCGGCTGAATGAAAAGTCTGATGTTTACAGTTTTGGGATTGTCCTTCTGGAACTACTCACCGGGAAGAAGGCTGTGGACAACGAGTGGAACTTGCATCAATTG ATATTGGCCAAAGCGGATGATAACACGGTGATGGAGGCAGTGGACCCTGAGGTATCTGTGACATGCATGGATCTTGGACTGGTGAGGAAGACCTTCCAACTGGCTCTGCTCTGCACTAAGCGGCACCCATCAGAGAGGCCAAACATGCATGAGGTTGCAAGGGTGCTTGTTTCTTTGCTGCCGCCACCACCCACCGCAAAGTTGTACAATGATCCACCAAAGGCAATCGACTGTGCACAGTTCTTGGTGAATTCAGAAGAAAAGCAGTGGAAGCTGCCACAGCAAAATCCGCAGTGGCAAGACAGCAGTTCATCTGATGCCCAGTGGTTTGTGAAGTTTGGTGAGGTTATATCGAAGCATACCCATTGA
- the LOC122664309 gene encoding guard cell S-type anion channel SLAC1, translating into MAMEGTSSSFPKDQFMDIHEVFPQEEEEDGTRKMANRGEKRLNRPSKVRDMRRQQRNLSRQVSLETGFSVLNKESEEAKESRMRTLERSGRSLGGFGSASRFGCEAKKGDFSMFRTKSTLSKQKSLLPMRDMDSQKNDFSGGLEPPVSAGRYFAALRGAELDQVKDYEDILLPKDEKWPFLLRFPIGCFGICLGLSSQAILWRTLATSPATSFLHIPLLINLLLWLLALTVLISFSFTYALKCLFYFEAVRREYFHPVRVNFFFAPWIVCMFLALGVPQVLSPKHHLHPAIWCTFMTPLIILELKIYGQWLSGGKRRLSKVANPSTHLSVVGNFVGSILASKVGWQEAAKFFWAVGFAHYLVVFVTLYQRLPTSEALPKELHPVYSMFIAAPAAASIAWETIYGEFDGLSRTCYFIALFLYVSLVVRINFFRGFRFSVAWWSYTFPMTTASLATIKYAEQVPGIPSKVLALTLSFMSSAMVSVLLVSTLLHAFVWHSLFPNDLAIAIMRKNNNSNVRVYGKEQKPFKKVYDIRRWTKSITKHNLSVNKEKEEKV; encoded by the exons atggCCATGGAAGGGACGAGTTCAAGCTTTCCAAAGGACCAATTTATGGACATTCATGAAGTATTtcctcaagaagaagaagaagatggcacAAGGAAGATGGCAAACAGGGGAGAGAAGAGATTGAATAGACCCAGTAAGGTAAGAGATATGAGGAGACAGCAGAGGAATTTAAGTCGACAGGTCTCATTAGAGACTGGGTTTTCTGTACTCAATAAGGAGTCAGAGGAGGCTAAGGAAAGTAGGATGAGGACACTTGAAAGGAGTGGTCGAAGCTTAGGAGGTTTTGGTTCGGCAAGTAGATTTGGTTGTGAAGCTAAGAAAGGAGATTTCAGTATGTTCAGGACCAAATCGACCTTGAGTAAGCAGAAGTCTTTGTTGCCTATGAGAGACATGGATTCTCAGAAGAATGATTTCTCAGGAGGACTTGAACCTCCTGTATCTGCTGGGAGATACTTTGCTGCCTTGAGAGGAGCTGAACTCGACCAAGTCAAG GACTACGAAGACATTCTCCTCCCAAAGGACGAAAAATGGCCGTTCCTCCTCCGATTCCCAATCGGGTGCTTCGGTATCTGTCTGGGTCTAAGCAGCCAAGCCATCCTATGGCGCACTCTTGCCACCAGCCCAGCTACCTCTTTCCTCCATATACCACTCCTCATCAACCttctcctttggctcttggccCTCACCGttctcatctccttctccttcacctaCGCACTCAAATGCTTATTCTACTTCGAAGCCGTCCGTCGCGAATACTTCCACCCCGTCCGAGTCAACTTCTTCTTCGCACCTTGGATTGTCTGTATGTTCCTTGCTCTTGGCGTCCCTCAAGTACTCTCACCCAAACACCACCTCCACCCTGCCATATGGTGTACCTTCATGACTCCTCTCATCATCCTTGAGCTCAAGATCTATGGCCAATGGCTCTCTGGAGGTAAGAGACGTCTCTCTAAGGTCGCCAACCCTTCTACACATCTCTCAGTGGTTGGAAACTTTGTGGGCTCTATATTGGCATCCAAGGTCGGGTGGCAAGAGGCTGCCAAGTTCTTCTGGGCAGTTGGTTTTGCACATTACCTTGTAGTCTTTGTTACATTGTATCAGAGATTGCCAACCAGTGAGGCCTTGCCTAAGGAGCTACACCCTGTTTATTCCATGTTCATAGCTGCTCCGGCGGCGGCAAGCATTGCCTGGGAAACCATTTATGGCGAATTTGATGGGCTTTCGCGGACTTGTTACTTCATTGCATTGTTTCTCTATGTTTCACTTGTGGTTCGCATCAATTTCTTCAGAGGCTTTAG GTTTTCAGTGGCTTGGTGGTCTTACACTTTTCCCATGACAACTGCTTCATTGGCAACCATCAAGTATGCAGAGCAGGTCCCGGGTATACCAAGCAAGGTTCTTGCACTTACTCTCTCATTCATGTCTTCAGCAATGGTGTCTGTGCTGCTGGTTTCCACACTTCTTCATGCCTTTGTTTGGCATTCCTTGTTTCCCAACGACCTCGCCATTGCCATaatgagaaaaaataataatagcaaCGTTAGAGTGTATGGCAAAGAGCAGAAACCCTTCAAAAAGGTCTATGATATAAGGCGTTGGACGAAGTCGATAACCAAGCACAATCTATCAGTGaataaggaaaaagaggaaaaagtcTAA
- the LOC122664310 gene encoding protein TPX2-like — MDEEMVDVFEGRFTSVEVDFGYEFDSFRYFDFSRKETLAEIREAELWFETAESYPPSPFAEKLNLSKIIHVGNINYSPESKDVENRGSTANCSDVDTGPECSALDESNQDHERMSDGVFRNLRGGIPQKIQRGELALTTGPFYNHMAEDIPKAKMKHAIKGPFHRSSTLMKPTASHLAKQNRPRDACGSSRFFGRSGKPFVQDNGKNMDNPSGVESQAAKRQKLEGGHLRKVAGTKQQAILTHKIPKKDGPVDGNIVHSKLKLTIPIEPDLETAHRAQRTSFRSKKNAGSEEHQKPTACTFKARPLNRKILEAPLLQLVQKSTPRLPEFQEFHLKTSERALQQFTSVLPSVAHRKCDKVEVNTSSVTHNVTMDSKRSNSGENPKDECEPAHQFKARPFNRKIFSSKGDIGVFRNCKREVTVPMEFNFSTDKRSHHHPPTELFNKLSLISELQQNTASQPKLARSSSVHAQGSKENNPGPFQQEHVMAGMIIEKPQIVGEKQSQCCSHRRGEIRPQGNINRSIR; from the exons ATGGACGAAGAAATGGTGGATGTATTTGAAGGAAGGTTTACGTCTGTGGAAGTAGATTTCGGTTATGAGTTTGACTCTTTTCGTTACTTCGATTTCAGTCGGAAAGAAACGCTTGCGGAGATTCGAGAAGCGGAGCTCTGGTTTGAAACAGCTGAGAGTTATCCCCCTTCTC CGTTCGCAGAGAAGTTGAATTTGAGCAAGATTATCCATGTGGGAAACATAAACTACTCTCCAGAATCTAAAGATGTGGAAAACAGAGGTTCCACTGCCAATTGCTCAGATGTTGACACTGGTCCAGAGTGCTCTGCATTAGATGAAAGTAACCAAG ATCATGAAAGGATGAGTGATGGAGTCTTCAGGAACTTAAGAGGTGGCATTCCGCAGAAAATACAACGTGGAGAACTAGCACTGACAACAG GGCCATTTTATAATCACATGGCTGAAGATATTCCAAAAGCTAAAATGAAGCATGCAATCAAGGGACCTTTCCATAGGAGTTCAACTTTAATGAAACCAACTGCAAGTCATCTGGCAAAGCAAAATCGACCACGAGATGCCTGTGGTTCCAGCAGATTTTTTGGAAG GTCTGGCAAGCCATTCGTTCAAGACAATGGTAAAAACATGGATAACCCCTCTGGTGTTGAAAGTCAAGCTGCCAAGAGACAGAAGCTTGAAGGAGGCCACTTACGAAAGGTGG CTGGAACAAAACAACAAGCTATTCTGACACACAAAATACCAAAGAAG GACGGACCTGTTGATGGTAATATAGTGCATTCGAAGCTTAAACTCACTATCCCAATAGAGCCTGATCTGGAGACAGCACACAGGGCCCAAAGAAC tagttttagATCAAAGAAAAATGCTGGGTCGGAAGAACACCAGAAGCCAACTGCATGTACATTCAAAGCACGCCCTTTGAACAGAAAA ATTCTCGAGGCTCCTTTATTGCAACTTGTACAAAAGAGCACACCACGGTTGCCCGAATTTCAG GAATTCCATTTGAAGACTTCAGAGAGGGCTCTGCAACAGTTTACATCTGTTTTACCCTCAGTAGCTCACCGCAAATGTGATAAG GTGGAAGTTAACACCAGTTCTGTCACCCATAATGTAACCATGGACTCCAAAAG ATCAAATTCTGGTGAAAATCCAAAGGATGAATGTGAACCAGCACACCAATTCAAAGCTCGACCTTTTAATAGGAAG ATCTTTTCGAGTAAAGGAGACATTGGTGTTTTTCGGAATTGTAAGCGGGAAGTCACAGTTCCCATG GAATTCAATTTTTCAACAGATAAGAGGTCTCACCATCATCCACCCACAGAGCTTTTTAACAAg CTGTCGCTTATATCTGAACTCCAGCAGAATACTGCATCTCAGCCAAAATTGGCTAGGTCTAGTTCTGTACATGCTCAG GGCTCAAAGGAGAATAATCCAGGTCCTTTCCAACAAGAACATGTT ATGGCAGGAATGATCATCGAAAAGCCACAAATAGTTGGGGAAAAGCAATCTCAGTGTTGCTCTCACAGAAGGGGAGAAATCAGACCCCAAGGCAATATTAACAG GAGCATCCGTTGA